A region from the Brevibacterium paucivorans genome encodes:
- a CDS encoding ferritin-like fold-containing protein, giving the protein MHNDAPTAILATLALYELSVFQSTATDAQFAPHVRDTVELSRVSGYALNHFEALVERIGQLGGDALALMEERAPSLTAFNERTQPKDWHESLMKSYVHDGLLRDYAKCSHPALDADSKNVITAVLDDTRREELLRERLGELISDQEILGSRLALWGRKLVVETGKRLTDIVELTTDRKHLDAKAWQSALTGHSRRMSAIGLVA; this is encoded by the coding sequence ATGCACAACGACGCCCCGACCGCGATCCTGGCCACTCTGGCTCTATATGAACTGTCCGTCTTCCAAAGCACCGCAACGGATGCGCAGTTCGCTCCTCACGTACGAGACACAGTCGAGCTTTCTCGCGTGAGCGGTTACGCGCTCAACCACTTCGAAGCGCTCGTGGAACGCATCGGACAGTTAGGTGGCGATGCGCTGGCACTCATGGAAGAGAGGGCGCCGTCTTTAACTGCATTCAACGAACGCACACAACCAAAGGATTGGCACGAGAGTCTCATGAAGTCCTACGTCCACGACGGACTGTTGAGGGACTATGCGAAATGCTCTCATCCGGCACTCGATGCGGACAGTAAAAACGTCATCACCGCCGTGTTAGATGATACACGTCGCGAAGAACTGTTGCGCGAGCGCCTTGGGGAACTCATCAGTGATCAGGAGATTTTGGGTTCGCGCTTAGCCCTGTGGGGTCGCAAATTGGTGGTTGAGACGGGTAAGCGTCTCACGGACATCGTAGAGCTCACGACTGACCGTAAGCACCTGGATGCGAAGGCCTGGCAGAGTGCCCTCACGGGGCACTCACGCCGCATGAGCGCAATCGGTTTGGTGGCGTGA